The following are from one region of the Elgaria multicarinata webbii isolate HBS135686 ecotype San Diego chromosome 13, rElgMul1.1.pri, whole genome shotgun sequence genome:
- the ERCC2 gene encoding general transcription and DNA repair factor IIH helicase subunit XPD isoform X2, which yields MKLNIDGLLVYFPYDYIYPEQYSYMLELKRTLDAKGHGVLEMPSGTGKTISLLSLIVAYQRAYPLEVTKLIYCSRTVPEIEKVIEELRKLLDFHEKQTGAKLPFLGLALSSRKNLCIHPEVSTLRFGKEVDGKCFSMTASYVRAQHQQDGSVPSCRFFEEFDAHGRQVPLPYGVYNLDDLKAHGRQKGWCPYFLARYSILHANIVVYSYHYLLDPKIADLVSKELAKKSVVVFDEAHNIDNVCIDSMGVNLTRKMLDRCQGNVATLQAAIQKIKETDAQKLKEEYRRLVEGLREANVARETDVYLANPVLPDEILREAVPGNIRTAEHFVGFLKRFLEYLKSRLRVHHVVQESPPSFLKDVFEKVCIERKPLRFCAERLRSLLRTLEIADISDFSPITLISNFATLVSTYAKGFTIIIEPFDDRTPTITNPILHFSCMDASIAIKPVFERFQSVIITSGTLSPLDIYPKILDFRPVTMATFTMTLARTCLCPMVVGRGNDQVTISSKFETREDIAVIRNYGNLLLEMSAIVPDGIVAFFTSYQYMENIVASWYEQGILENIQRNKLLFIETQDGAETSMALEKYQEACENGRGAILLSVARGKVSEGIDFVHHYGRAVIMFGVPYVYTQSRILKARLEYLRDQFQIRENDFLTFDAMRHAAQCVGRAIRGKTDYGLMVFADKRFARADKRGKLPRWIQEHLTEANLNLTVDEAVQVSKYFLRQMAQPFRKEDQLGLSLLTFEQLQSEETLRKVQEIAHLV from the exons ATGAA gttGAACATAGATGGATTGCTTGTTTATTTTCCCTATGATTACATCTACCCAGAACAATACTCGTACATGCTGGAGCTCAAGAGGACATTGGATGCCAAG GGTCACGGCGTGCTGGAAATGCCCTCGGGCACTGGGAAGACCATCTCCCTCTTGTCTCTCATTGTGGCCTACCAGCGT GCTTACCCTCTGGAGGTCACCAAGCTCATCTACTGCTCCAGAACTGTGCCGGAGATCGAAAAG GTCATTGAGGAACTGCGGAAACTTCTGGATTTCCATGAGAAGCAAACGGGGGCGAAGCTGCCCTTCCTGGGCCTGGCGCTCAGCTCCAGAAAGAACCTCTGCATCCACCCTGAG GTGAGCACCTTGCGCTTCGGGAAGGAGGTGGATGGGAAATGCTTCAGCATGACCGCTTCGTACGTACGAGCACAGCACCAGCAGGATGGCAGCGTTCCCTCTTGCCGCTTTTTTGAG GAATTTGACGCCCACGGCCGCCAGGTGCCCCTCCCGTACGGCGTGTACAACCTAGACGACCTGAAGGCGCACGGCCGGCAGAAGGGCTGGTGCCCCTACTTCCTCGCTCGATACTCG ATCCTTCACGCCAATATCGTTGTGTATAGTTATCACTACCTCTTGGACCCCAAGATCGCCGACCTGGTCTCCAAGGAGCTGGCCAAGAAATCCGTGGTTGTCTTTGATGAGGCTCACAATATTG ACAACGTCTGCATTGACTCCATGGGAGTCAACCTCACTCGCAAGATGCTGGATCGCTGCCAAGGCAACGTGGCCACCCTGCAAGCCGCCATCCAGAA GATCAAGGAGACGGATGCTCAGAAGCTGAAGGAGGAGTACAGGCGCCTGGTGGAAGGGCTCCGGGAGGCCAACGTGGCTCGGGAAACCGACGTCTACCTGGCCAATCCGGTGCTGCCGGACGAGATCCTCCGAG AGGCCGTGCCAGGCAACATCCGGACAGCAGAGCACTTTGTGGGCTTCCTGAAGCGCTTTTTGGAGTACCTGAAGTCCCGCCTGCGGGTGCATCATGTGGTCCAAGAGAGCCCCCCCTCTTTTCTGAAAGATGTCTTTGAGAAGGTCTGCATCGAGCGCAAACCTCTCCG CTTCTGTGCCGAGCGGCTGCGCTCCCTCCTTCGGACGCTGGAAATTGCAGACATTTCTGATTTCTCCCCCATCACCCTGATTTCCAACTTCGCCACGTTGGTCAGTACATACGCCAAGG GTTTTACCATCATCATAGAACCGTTTGATGACCGGACTCCCACCATCACAAATCCCATCCTGCACTTCAG CTGCATGGATGCCTCCATCGCCATCAAGCCCGTCTTTGAGCGCTTCCAGTCGGTCATCATCACTTCGGGA ACGCTGTCCCCGCTGGATATCTACCCAAAGATCCTGGACTTCAGGCCGGTTACCATGGCCACGTTCACCATGACCCTCGCCAGGACCTGTCTGTGCCCCATG GTTGTGGGGCGTGGGAATGACCAAGTGACTATCAGCTCCAAGTTCGAGACTCGCGAAGACATTG CCGTGATCCGCAATTACGGCAACCTGCTGTTGGAGATGTCCGCCATCGTCCCAGACGGCATCGTGGCCTTCTTCACCAGCTACCAGTACATGGAGAACATCGTGGCCTCGTGGTACGAGCAG GGGATCCTGGAGAACATCCAGCGCAACAAGCTCCTCTTCATCGAGACGCAGGATGGCGCCGAGACCAGCATGGCCTTGGAGAAGTACCAGGAG GCCTGCGAGAACGGCCGGGGAGCCATCTTGCTGTCGGTGGCCAGGGGCAAGGTGTCCGAGGGCATCGATTTTG TTCACCACTACGGGAGAGCCGTGATCATGTTCGGGGTCCCCTACGTCTACACCCAGAGCCGCATCCTGAAG GCCCGGCTGGAGTACCTGAGGGACCAGTTCCAAATCCGCGAGAACGACTTCCTCACCTTTGACGCCATGCGGCACGCGGCGCAGTGCGTGGGCCGGGCGATCCGGGGCAAGACTGACTACGGCCTCATGGTCTTTGCGGACAAG CGTTTCGCCCGGGCCGACAAGCGAGGCAAGCTGCCacgctggatccaggagcacctcaCCGAAGCCAACCTCAACTTGACGGTGGATGAGGCCGTGCAGGTGTCCAAATACTTCCTGCGGCAGATGGCGCAGCCCTTCCGCAAG gaAGACCAGCTGGGCCTGTCGTTGCTCACCTTCGAGCAGCTGCAGTCGGAGGAAACTCTGCGCAAAGTGCAGGAGATTGCACACCTGGTGTGA
- the ERCC2 gene encoding general transcription and DNA repair factor IIH helicase subunit XPD isoform X3 — MQRLNIDGLLVYFPYDYIYPEQYSYMLELKRTLDAKGHGVLEMPSGTGKTISLLSLIVAYQRAYPLEVTKLIYCSRTVPEIEKVIEELRKLLDFHEKQTGAKLPFLGLALSSRKNLCIHPEVSTLRFGKEVDGKCFSMTASYVRAQHQQDGSVPSCRFFEEFDAHGRQVPLPYGVYNLDDLKAHGRQKGWCPYFLARYSILHANIVVYSYHYLLDPKIADLVSKELAKKSVVVFDEAHNIDNVCIDSMGVNLTRKMLDRCQGNVATLQAAIQKIKETDAQKLKEEYRRLVEGLREANVARETDVYLANPVLPDEILREAVPGNIRTAEHFVGFLKRFLEYLKSRLRVHHVVQESPPSFLKDVFEKVCIERKPLRFCAERLRSLLRTLEIADISDFSPITLISNFATLVSTYAKGFTIIIEPFDDRTPTITNPILHFSCMDASIAIKPVFERFQSVIITSGTLSPLDIYPKILDFRPVTMATFTMTLARTCLCPMVVGRGNDQVTISSKFETREDIAVIRNYGNLLLEMSAIVPDGIVAFFTSYQYMENIVASWGSWRTSSATSSSSSRRRMAPRPAWPWRSTRRPARTAGEPSCCRWPGARCPRASILFTTTGEP; from the exons ATGCAAAG gttGAACATAGATGGATTGCTTGTTTATTTTCCCTATGATTACATCTACCCAGAACAATACTCGTACATGCTGGAGCTCAAGAGGACATTGGATGCCAAG GGTCACGGCGTGCTGGAAATGCCCTCGGGCACTGGGAAGACCATCTCCCTCTTGTCTCTCATTGTGGCCTACCAGCGT GCTTACCCTCTGGAGGTCACCAAGCTCATCTACTGCTCCAGAACTGTGCCGGAGATCGAAAAG GTCATTGAGGAACTGCGGAAACTTCTGGATTTCCATGAGAAGCAAACGGGGGCGAAGCTGCCCTTCCTGGGCCTGGCGCTCAGCTCCAGAAAGAACCTCTGCATCCACCCTGAG GTGAGCACCTTGCGCTTCGGGAAGGAGGTGGATGGGAAATGCTTCAGCATGACCGCTTCGTACGTACGAGCACAGCACCAGCAGGATGGCAGCGTTCCCTCTTGCCGCTTTTTTGAG GAATTTGACGCCCACGGCCGCCAGGTGCCCCTCCCGTACGGCGTGTACAACCTAGACGACCTGAAGGCGCACGGCCGGCAGAAGGGCTGGTGCCCCTACTTCCTCGCTCGATACTCG ATCCTTCACGCCAATATCGTTGTGTATAGTTATCACTACCTCTTGGACCCCAAGATCGCCGACCTGGTCTCCAAGGAGCTGGCCAAGAAATCCGTGGTTGTCTTTGATGAGGCTCACAATATTG ACAACGTCTGCATTGACTCCATGGGAGTCAACCTCACTCGCAAGATGCTGGATCGCTGCCAAGGCAACGTGGCCACCCTGCAAGCCGCCATCCAGAA GATCAAGGAGACGGATGCTCAGAAGCTGAAGGAGGAGTACAGGCGCCTGGTGGAAGGGCTCCGGGAGGCCAACGTGGCTCGGGAAACCGACGTCTACCTGGCCAATCCGGTGCTGCCGGACGAGATCCTCCGAG AGGCCGTGCCAGGCAACATCCGGACAGCAGAGCACTTTGTGGGCTTCCTGAAGCGCTTTTTGGAGTACCTGAAGTCCCGCCTGCGGGTGCATCATGTGGTCCAAGAGAGCCCCCCCTCTTTTCTGAAAGATGTCTTTGAGAAGGTCTGCATCGAGCGCAAACCTCTCCG CTTCTGTGCCGAGCGGCTGCGCTCCCTCCTTCGGACGCTGGAAATTGCAGACATTTCTGATTTCTCCCCCATCACCCTGATTTCCAACTTCGCCACGTTGGTCAGTACATACGCCAAGG GTTTTACCATCATCATAGAACCGTTTGATGACCGGACTCCCACCATCACAAATCCCATCCTGCACTTCAG CTGCATGGATGCCTCCATCGCCATCAAGCCCGTCTTTGAGCGCTTCCAGTCGGTCATCATCACTTCGGGA ACGCTGTCCCCGCTGGATATCTACCCAAAGATCCTGGACTTCAGGCCGGTTACCATGGCCACGTTCACCATGACCCTCGCCAGGACCTGTCTGTGCCCCATG GTTGTGGGGCGTGGGAATGACCAAGTGACTATCAGCTCCAAGTTCGAGACTCGCGAAGACATTG CCGTGATCCGCAATTACGGCAACCTGCTGTTGGAGATGTCCGCCATCGTCCCAGACGGCATCGTGGCCTTCTTCACCAGCTACCAGTACATGGAGAACATCGTGGCCTCGTG GGGATCCTGGAGAACATCCAGCGCAACAAGCTCCTCTTCATCGAGACGCAGGATGGCGCCGAGACCAGCATGGCCTTGGAGAAGTACCAGGAG GCCTGCGAGAACGGCCGGGGAGCCATCTTGCTGTCGGTGGCCAGGGGCAAGGTGTCCGAGGGCATCGATTTTG TTCACCACTACGGGAGAGCCGTGA
- the ERCC2 gene encoding general transcription and DNA repair factor IIH helicase subunit XPD isoform X1 has product MQRLNIDGLLVYFPYDYIYPEQYSYMLELKRTLDAKGHGVLEMPSGTGKTISLLSLIVAYQRAYPLEVTKLIYCSRTVPEIEKVIEELRKLLDFHEKQTGAKLPFLGLALSSRKNLCIHPEVSTLRFGKEVDGKCFSMTASYVRAQHQQDGSVPSCRFFEEFDAHGRQVPLPYGVYNLDDLKAHGRQKGWCPYFLARYSILHANIVVYSYHYLLDPKIADLVSKELAKKSVVVFDEAHNIDNVCIDSMGVNLTRKMLDRCQGNVATLQAAIQKIKETDAQKLKEEYRRLVEGLREANVARETDVYLANPVLPDEILREAVPGNIRTAEHFVGFLKRFLEYLKSRLRVHHVVQESPPSFLKDVFEKVCIERKPLRFCAERLRSLLRTLEIADISDFSPITLISNFATLVSTYAKGFTIIIEPFDDRTPTITNPILHFSCMDASIAIKPVFERFQSVIITSGTLSPLDIYPKILDFRPVTMATFTMTLARTCLCPMVVGRGNDQVTISSKFETREDIAVIRNYGNLLLEMSAIVPDGIVAFFTSYQYMENIVASWYEQGILENIQRNKLLFIETQDGAETSMALEKYQEACENGRGAILLSVARGKVSEGIDFVHHYGRAVIMFGVPYVYTQSRILKARLEYLRDQFQIRENDFLTFDAMRHAAQCVGRAIRGKTDYGLMVFADKRFARADKRGKLPRWIQEHLTEANLNLTVDEAVQVSKYFLRQMAQPFRKEDQLGLSLLTFEQLQSEETLRKVQEIAHLV; this is encoded by the exons ATGCAAAG gttGAACATAGATGGATTGCTTGTTTATTTTCCCTATGATTACATCTACCCAGAACAATACTCGTACATGCTGGAGCTCAAGAGGACATTGGATGCCAAG GGTCACGGCGTGCTGGAAATGCCCTCGGGCACTGGGAAGACCATCTCCCTCTTGTCTCTCATTGTGGCCTACCAGCGT GCTTACCCTCTGGAGGTCACCAAGCTCATCTACTGCTCCAGAACTGTGCCGGAGATCGAAAAG GTCATTGAGGAACTGCGGAAACTTCTGGATTTCCATGAGAAGCAAACGGGGGCGAAGCTGCCCTTCCTGGGCCTGGCGCTCAGCTCCAGAAAGAACCTCTGCATCCACCCTGAG GTGAGCACCTTGCGCTTCGGGAAGGAGGTGGATGGGAAATGCTTCAGCATGACCGCTTCGTACGTACGAGCACAGCACCAGCAGGATGGCAGCGTTCCCTCTTGCCGCTTTTTTGAG GAATTTGACGCCCACGGCCGCCAGGTGCCCCTCCCGTACGGCGTGTACAACCTAGACGACCTGAAGGCGCACGGCCGGCAGAAGGGCTGGTGCCCCTACTTCCTCGCTCGATACTCG ATCCTTCACGCCAATATCGTTGTGTATAGTTATCACTACCTCTTGGACCCCAAGATCGCCGACCTGGTCTCCAAGGAGCTGGCCAAGAAATCCGTGGTTGTCTTTGATGAGGCTCACAATATTG ACAACGTCTGCATTGACTCCATGGGAGTCAACCTCACTCGCAAGATGCTGGATCGCTGCCAAGGCAACGTGGCCACCCTGCAAGCCGCCATCCAGAA GATCAAGGAGACGGATGCTCAGAAGCTGAAGGAGGAGTACAGGCGCCTGGTGGAAGGGCTCCGGGAGGCCAACGTGGCTCGGGAAACCGACGTCTACCTGGCCAATCCGGTGCTGCCGGACGAGATCCTCCGAG AGGCCGTGCCAGGCAACATCCGGACAGCAGAGCACTTTGTGGGCTTCCTGAAGCGCTTTTTGGAGTACCTGAAGTCCCGCCTGCGGGTGCATCATGTGGTCCAAGAGAGCCCCCCCTCTTTTCTGAAAGATGTCTTTGAGAAGGTCTGCATCGAGCGCAAACCTCTCCG CTTCTGTGCCGAGCGGCTGCGCTCCCTCCTTCGGACGCTGGAAATTGCAGACATTTCTGATTTCTCCCCCATCACCCTGATTTCCAACTTCGCCACGTTGGTCAGTACATACGCCAAGG GTTTTACCATCATCATAGAACCGTTTGATGACCGGACTCCCACCATCACAAATCCCATCCTGCACTTCAG CTGCATGGATGCCTCCATCGCCATCAAGCCCGTCTTTGAGCGCTTCCAGTCGGTCATCATCACTTCGGGA ACGCTGTCCCCGCTGGATATCTACCCAAAGATCCTGGACTTCAGGCCGGTTACCATGGCCACGTTCACCATGACCCTCGCCAGGACCTGTCTGTGCCCCATG GTTGTGGGGCGTGGGAATGACCAAGTGACTATCAGCTCCAAGTTCGAGACTCGCGAAGACATTG CCGTGATCCGCAATTACGGCAACCTGCTGTTGGAGATGTCCGCCATCGTCCCAGACGGCATCGTGGCCTTCTTCACCAGCTACCAGTACATGGAGAACATCGTGGCCTCGTGGTACGAGCAG GGGATCCTGGAGAACATCCAGCGCAACAAGCTCCTCTTCATCGAGACGCAGGATGGCGCCGAGACCAGCATGGCCTTGGAGAAGTACCAGGAG GCCTGCGAGAACGGCCGGGGAGCCATCTTGCTGTCGGTGGCCAGGGGCAAGGTGTCCGAGGGCATCGATTTTG TTCACCACTACGGGAGAGCCGTGATCATGTTCGGGGTCCCCTACGTCTACACCCAGAGCCGCATCCTGAAG GCCCGGCTGGAGTACCTGAGGGACCAGTTCCAAATCCGCGAGAACGACTTCCTCACCTTTGACGCCATGCGGCACGCGGCGCAGTGCGTGGGCCGGGCGATCCGGGGCAAGACTGACTACGGCCTCATGGTCTTTGCGGACAAG CGTTTCGCCCGGGCCGACAAGCGAGGCAAGCTGCCacgctggatccaggagcacctcaCCGAAGCCAACCTCAACTTGACGGTGGATGAGGCCGTGCAGGTGTCCAAATACTTCCTGCGGCAGATGGCGCAGCCCTTCCGCAAG gaAGACCAGCTGGGCCTGTCGTTGCTCACCTTCGAGCAGCTGCAGTCGGAGGAAACTCTGCGCAAAGTGCAGGAGATTGCACACCTGGTGTGA
- the KLC3 gene encoding kinesin light chain 3 has translation MSVMVELGSSQSERMTAEDIVVHTRQAMKGLEALRGENRSIRQRLQEALLKDRQLLGEGEEALVASEAETLESQALGLLEEKHDLVCKSLEGIELGIAEAQMMIALSSHVGALEAEKQKLRAQVKRLCQENLWLRDELAVTQLRLQHSEECVAQLEEEKKHLEFLNQLKQYDPKGDQAEKDESEQRKDSLSSLFPSDDDDQRQGGQSPSAAAQQGGYEIPARLRTLHNLVIQYASQGRYEVAVPLCKQALEDLEKSSGHSHPDVATMLNILALVYRDQNKYKEATELLNDALDIREQTLGVEHPAVAATLNNLAVLYGKRGKYTEAEPLCKRALEIREKVLGTDHPDVAKQLNNLALLCQNQGKFEEVEQYYQRALSIYQARLGPDDPNVAKTKNNLASSYLKQGKYQQAEELYKEILSSHDQEGATSRADESRMGAGSSVQYGQDAAGTLRRSSSFSRFRESIKRGSEKLVSKLKGDGVRRPNTHPGPGLKRATSLNVLHVSERAAAASPTPSRSLTGARTLSSSTQDLMHSNTT, from the exons ATGTCCGTCATGGTAGAACTTGGCAGCAGTCAGTCAGAGAGGATGACGGCGGAGGACATCGTTGTCCACACACGTCAGGCCATGAAGGGCCTGGAAGCCCTGCGGGGAGAGAACCGGAGCATCCGTCAGCGGCTGCAGGAGGCCTTGCTGAAGGACCGGCAGCTGCTGGGCGAGGGGGAGGAGGCGCTGGTGGCGTCGGAGGCGGAGACCCTGGAATCTCAGGCCCTGGGCCTTCTGGAGGAGAAGCATGATTTGGTCTGCAAGAGCTTGGAGGGGATCGAGCTGGGCATTGCAGAAGCACAG ATGATGATCGCCCTGTCTTCTCACGTCGGGGCTCTGGAGGCCGAGAAGCAGAAGCTGCGGGCCCAGGTGAAACGCCTCTGCCAGGAGAACCTCTGGCTGCGGGATGAGCTGGCCGTGACCCAGCTGCGGCTGCAGCACAGCGAGGAGTGCGTGGCCCAGCTAGAGGAAGAGAAGAAACACCTGGAGTTCCTGAACCAGCTCAAGCAGTACGACCCCAAAGGGGATCAG GCAGAGAAGGATGAATCAGAGCAGAGAAAGGACAGCCTCTCTTCACTCTTCCCTAGCGACGACGACGACCAGAGGCAAG GGGGGCAGAGCCCAAGCGCAGCGGCTCAGCAAGGCGGCTACGAGATCCCTGCCCGCCTGCGGACCTTGCACAACCTGGTCATCCAGTATGCCTCCCAGGGGCGCTACGAAGTGGCCGTGCCGCTTTGCAAGCAGGCCCTGGAAGACCTGGAGAAGAGCTCTGGGCACAGCCACCCGGACGTGGCCACGATGCTGAATATCCTAGCTCTGGTCTATAG GGACCAGAACAAGTACAAAGAAGCGACAGAGCTGCTGAACGACGCCCTCGATATCCGGGAGCAGACCCTGGGCGTGGAGCACCCTGCG gtggCCGCCACGCTCAACAACTTGGCAGTGCTGTACGGCAAACGTGGGAAGTACACGGAGGCCGAGCCTCTGTGCAAGAGAGCGTTAGAGATCCGCGAGAAG gtGTTGGGCACAGACCACCCAGATGTGGCCAAGCAGCTGAACAACCTGGCGCTGTTGTGTCAGAACCAGGGCAAGTTTGAGGAGGTGGAGCAGTACTACCAGCGAGCCCTCAGCATCTACCAGGCCCGGTTGGGGCCCGACGACCCCAACGTAGCAAAAACCAAGAACAACCTG GCATCGTCCTACCTGAAACAGGGCAAGTACCAGCAGGCGGAGGAGCTGTACAAGGAGATCCTGTCCTCGCACGACCAGGAGGGGGCCACCAGCAGGGCTG ATGAGAGCAGAATGGGAGCTGGAAGCAGCGTTCAGTACGGCCAG GACGCCGCGGGGACCCTGAGACGCAGCAGCTCCTTCTCCCGGTTCCGCGAGTCCATCAAACGGGGCAGCGAGAAGCTGGTCTCCAAACTCAAAGGGGATGGGGTCCGGCGCCCCAACACTCACCCCGGCCCTGG GCTGAAGCGAGCCACGTCCCTCAACGTGCTGCACGTGAGTGAGAGAGCGGCGGCCGCATCGCCCACG CCTAGCAGGAGCCTGACCGGTGCCCGGACGTTGAGTTCCAGCACGCAAGACCTTATGCACAGCAACACCACCTAG